A single Equus quagga isolate Etosha38 chromosome 8, UCLA_HA_Equagga_1.0, whole genome shotgun sequence DNA region contains:
- the ZMIZ2 gene encoding zinc finger MIZ domain-containing protein 2 isoform X7, whose product MVMVHLLMRRCLGNKVPLNQQDRCLWSQPCGALATRPRARYAGGPGAPGGLGLPSHATRPSTDFTQAAAAAAVAAAAATATATATATVAALQEKQSQELSQYGAMGAGQSFNSQFLQHGGPRGPSVPSSMNPASVGGLMGPSGMSPMGMNPPRAAGIAPLYAGQRLPQHGYPGPPQAQPLPRQGVKRAYSSEIYPGQQYLPGSQYTPSATQYAPGPGQPPAPSSFPGHRLPLQQGVGQPLSTSGPSGLHYKPTEQFNGQGASFNGGSVSYSQPGLSGPTRSIPGYPSSPLPGSPTPPMTPSSSVPYMSTSQDVKSPFLPDLKPSVSSLHSSPPGSGPCDELRLTFPVRDGVVLEPFRLQHNLAVSNHAFQLRDSVYKTLMLRPDLELQFKCYHHEDRQMNTNWPASVQVSVNATPLTIERGDNKTSHKPLYLKHVCQPGRNTIQITVTACCCSHLFVLQLVHRPSVRSVLQGLLKKRLLPAEHCITKIKRNFSSGTIPGTPGPNGEDGVEQTAIKVSLKCPITFRRIQLPARGHDCRHIQCFDLESYLQLNCERGTWRCPVCNKTALLEGLEVDQYMLGILIYIQNSDYEEITIDPTCSWKPVPVKPDLHVKEEPDGPVLKRCRTVSPAHVLMPSVMEMIAALGPGAAPFAPLQPPSAPAPGDYPSQGSGFLGPGTFPDSFPPTTPSTPTLPEFTPGPPPISYQSDIPSSLLTPEKSVPCLPGQMAPAGHLDPAHNPGPPGLHAPNLGGPPGPQLHHPNPPPASRQPLGPVSSGPVGELAFTTATGVMGPPMSGAGEAPEPALDLLPELTNPDELLSYLGPPDLPTNSNDDLLSLFENN is encoded by the exons ATGG TGATGGTCCATTTGCTTATGAGGCGGTGCCTTGGCAACAAAGTGCCACTCAACCAGCAGGATCGCTGTCTGTGGTCACAACCGTGTGGGGCGTTGGCAACGCGGCCCAGAGCCAG GTATGCAGGTGGCCCGGGGGCACCTGGGGGCCTGGGCCTCCCCTCACATGCCACGCGACCCTCCACCGACTTCACCcaagcagcagctgctgctgctgtggctgctgctgctgccactgccacagCCACGGCCACGGCCACCGTGGCCGCCCTCCAGgagaagcagagccaggagctGAGCCAGTACGGAGCG atGGGGGCCGGACAGTCTTTTAACAGCCAGTTCCTACAGCACGGAGGTCCCCGGGGTCCCAGCGTCCCCAGCAGCATGAACCCTGCCAGCGTGGGAGGGCTGATGGGCCCCTCCGGCATGAGCCCCATGGGCATGAACCCCCCGCGGGCAGCAGGCATAGCGCCCCTGTACGCAGGGCAGCGCCTGCCCCAGCATGGGTACCCTgggcctccccaggcccagccactGCCCCGCCAGGGGGTCAAGAGAGCCTACTCCAGTGAG ataTATCCAGGGCAGCAGTACCTGCCAGGCAGCCAGTACACACCCAGCGCCACCCAGTATGCACCTGGCCCCgggcagccccctgccccttcctccttccccggGCACCGGCTGCCCCTGCAGCAGGGtgtgggccagcccctgtccaccTCTGGCCCTTCGGGACTGCACTACAAG CCCACAGAGCAGTTCAACGGGCAGGGCGCCAGCTTCAACGGGGGGAGCGTCAGCTACAGCCAGCCTGGCCTGAGTGGG CCAACCCGTTCCATCCCTGGCTACCCCAGCTCCCCACTGCCGGGGAGCCCCACGCCTCCCATGACCCCCAGCAGCAGCGTCCCCTACATGTCCACCAGCCAGGATGTCAAGTCTCCTTTCCTGCCTGACCTCAAGCCTAGCGTGAGCTCCTTGCACTCGTCGCCCCCCG GCAGTGGCCCCTGTGACGAGCTGCGGCTGACCTTCCCCGTGCGGGATGGGGTGGTCCTGGAGCCCTTCCGCCTGCAGCACAACCTGGCTGTGAGCAACCACGCCTTCCAGCTCCGTGACTCTGTCTACAAGACCCTGATGCTAAG GCCTGACCTGGAGCTGCAGTTCAAGTGCTACCACCACGAGGACCGGCAGATGAACACCAACTGGCCAGCCTCGGTGCAGGTCAGCGTCAACGCCACCCCACTCACCATCGAGCGCGGCGACAACAAGACCTCCCACAAGCCCCTGTACCTGAAGCACGTGTGCCAGCCAGGCCGCAACACCATCCAGATCACTGTCACGGCCTGCTGCTGC TCCCACCTCTTCGTGCTGCAGCTGGTGCACCGGCCCTCCGTCCGCTCAGTGCTGCAGGGTCTCCTCAAGAAGCGCCTCCTGCCCGCCGAGCATTGCATCACCAAGA TAAAGCGGAACTTCAGCAGTGGCACCATCCCCGGCACCCCTGGGCCCAACGGAGAGGACGGGGTGGAGCAGACGGCCATCAAGGTGTCTCTCAAGTGCCCCATCACCTTCCGCAGGATCCAGCTCCCTGCCAGAGGTCACGACTGTCGCCACATACAG TGCTTCGACCTAGAGTCGTACCTACAGCTCAACTGTGAGCGGGGGACCTGGAGGTGCCCCGTGTGCAA CAAGACGGCATTGCTGGAGGGCCTCGAGGTGGACCAGTACATGCTGGGCATCCTCATTTACATTCAGAA CTCCGACTATGAGGAGATCACCATCGACCCCACGTGCAGCTGGAAGCCGGTGCCAGTGAAGCCCGACCTGCACGTCAAAGAGGAGCCGGACGGGCCGGTGCTGAAGCGCTGCCGCACCGTGAGCCCCGCCCATGTGCTCATGCCCAGCGTGATGGAGATGATAGCTGCCCTGGGTCCTGGTGCCGCCCCCTTCGCCCCCCTGCAGCCCCCCTCGGCCCCTGCCCCCGGCGACTACCCCAGCCAGG GTTCCGGCTTCCTGGGACCCGGGACCTTCCCCGACTCCTTCCCACCCACCACACCCAGCACCCCAACCCTTCCTGAGTTCACCCCAGGGCCGCCTCCCATCTCCTACCAGTCCGACATTCCCAGCAGCCTCCTGACACCAGAGAAGTCTGTCCCCTGTCTGCCAGGCCAG atGGCACCAGCAGGTCACCTGGACCCAGCCCACAACCCCGGGCCACCGGGGCTGCATGCCCCCAACCTTGGAGGTCCCCCAGGGCCCCAGCTGCACCATCCAAACCCTCCCCCAGCATCCCGACAGCCCCTGGGCCCAGTGAGCTCGGGTCCCGTCGGTGAGCTGGCCTTCACCACTGCCACAGGCGTGATGGGGCCCCCCATGTCTGGTGCAGGGGAGGCCCCGGAACCGGCCCTGGAC
- the ZMIZ2 gene encoding zinc finger MIZ domain-containing protein 2 isoform X2, whose translation MEPGLPGTPTSLETNSLSTRGVGFSPIFTWRPHTTPVLGNPMGPAGSPPSSSMMPGMAGGSSALNSPQCLGQQAFGEAGASKGYIQPGVYGRGAYPGAPSFTTGYAGGPGAPGGLGLPSHATRPSTDFTQAAAAAAVAAAAATATATATATVAALQEKQSQELSQYGAMGAGQSFNSQFLQHGGPRGPSVPSSMNPASVGGLMGPSGMSPMGMNPPRAAGIAPLYAGQRLPQHGYPGPPQAQPLPRQGVKRAYSSEIYPGQQYLPGSQYTPSATQYAPGPGQPPAPSSFPGHRLPLQQGVGQPLSTSGPSGLHYKPTEQFNGQGASFNGGSVSYSQPGLSGPTRSIPGYPSSPLPGSPTPPMTPSSSVPYMSTSQDVKSPFLPDLKPSVSSLHSSPPGSGPCDELRLTFPVRDGVVLEPFRLQHNLAVSNHAFQLRDSVYKTLMLRPDLELQFKCYHHEDRQMNTNWPASVQVSVNATPLTIERGDNKTSHKPLYLKHVCQPGRNTIQITVTACCCSHLFVLQLVHRPSVRSVLQGLLKKRLLPAEHCITKIKRNFSSGTIPGTPGPNGEDGVEQTAIKVSLKCPITFRRIQLPARGHDCRHIQCFDLESYLQLNCERGTWRCPVCNKTALLEGLEVDQYMLGILIYIQNSDYEEITIDPTCSWKPVPVKPDLHVKEEPDGPVLKRCRTVSPAHVLMPSVMEMIAALGPGAAPFAPLQPPSAPAPGDYPSQGSGFLGPGTFPDSFPPTTPSTPTLPEFTPGPPPISYQSDIPSSLLTPEKSVPCLPGQMAPAGHLDPAHNPGPPGLHAPNLGGPPGPQLHHPNPPPASRQPLGPVSSGPVGELAFTTATGVMGPPMSGAGEAPEPALDLLPELTNPDELLSYLGPPDLPTNSNDDLLSLFENN comes from the exons ATGGAGCCAGGGCTTCCTGGGACTCCGACATCCTTGGAGACTAATTCTCTTTCCACTCGTGGCGTGGGGTTTTCTCCTATTTTCACCTGGCGTCCACACACAACACCT GTTTTGGGGAACCCCATGGGCCCTGCAGGGAGCCCTCCCAGCAGCTCCATGATGCCTGGCATGGCAGGTGGCAGCTCTGCTCTGAACTCCCCGCAGTGCCTCGGACAGCAGGCATTTGGTGAGGCTGGCGCCAGCAAGGGCTACATACAGCCAGGGGTGTATGGCCGTGGGGCTTACCCCGGGGCCCCAAGCTTCACTACCGG GTATGCAGGTGGCCCGGGGGCACCTGGGGGCCTGGGCCTCCCCTCACATGCCACGCGACCCTCCACCGACTTCACCcaagcagcagctgctgctgctgtggctgctgctgctgccactgccacagCCACGGCCACGGCCACCGTGGCCGCCCTCCAGgagaagcagagccaggagctGAGCCAGTACGGAGCG atGGGGGCCGGACAGTCTTTTAACAGCCAGTTCCTACAGCACGGAGGTCCCCGGGGTCCCAGCGTCCCCAGCAGCATGAACCCTGCCAGCGTGGGAGGGCTGATGGGCCCCTCCGGCATGAGCCCCATGGGCATGAACCCCCCGCGGGCAGCAGGCATAGCGCCCCTGTACGCAGGGCAGCGCCTGCCCCAGCATGGGTACCCTgggcctccccaggcccagccactGCCCCGCCAGGGGGTCAAGAGAGCCTACTCCAGTGAG ataTATCCAGGGCAGCAGTACCTGCCAGGCAGCCAGTACACACCCAGCGCCACCCAGTATGCACCTGGCCCCgggcagccccctgccccttcctccttccccggGCACCGGCTGCCCCTGCAGCAGGGtgtgggccagcccctgtccaccTCTGGCCCTTCGGGACTGCACTACAAG CCCACAGAGCAGTTCAACGGGCAGGGCGCCAGCTTCAACGGGGGGAGCGTCAGCTACAGCCAGCCTGGCCTGAGTGGG CCAACCCGTTCCATCCCTGGCTACCCCAGCTCCCCACTGCCGGGGAGCCCCACGCCTCCCATGACCCCCAGCAGCAGCGTCCCCTACATGTCCACCAGCCAGGATGTCAAGTCTCCTTTCCTGCCTGACCTCAAGCCTAGCGTGAGCTCCTTGCACTCGTCGCCCCCCG GCAGTGGCCCCTGTGACGAGCTGCGGCTGACCTTCCCCGTGCGGGATGGGGTGGTCCTGGAGCCCTTCCGCCTGCAGCACAACCTGGCTGTGAGCAACCACGCCTTCCAGCTCCGTGACTCTGTCTACAAGACCCTGATGCTAAG GCCTGACCTGGAGCTGCAGTTCAAGTGCTACCACCACGAGGACCGGCAGATGAACACCAACTGGCCAGCCTCGGTGCAGGTCAGCGTCAACGCCACCCCACTCACCATCGAGCGCGGCGACAACAAGACCTCCCACAAGCCCCTGTACCTGAAGCACGTGTGCCAGCCAGGCCGCAACACCATCCAGATCACTGTCACGGCCTGCTGCTGC TCCCACCTCTTCGTGCTGCAGCTGGTGCACCGGCCCTCCGTCCGCTCAGTGCTGCAGGGTCTCCTCAAGAAGCGCCTCCTGCCCGCCGAGCATTGCATCACCAAGA TAAAGCGGAACTTCAGCAGTGGCACCATCCCCGGCACCCCTGGGCCCAACGGAGAGGACGGGGTGGAGCAGACGGCCATCAAGGTGTCTCTCAAGTGCCCCATCACCTTCCGCAGGATCCAGCTCCCTGCCAGAGGTCACGACTGTCGCCACATACAG TGCTTCGACCTAGAGTCGTACCTACAGCTCAACTGTGAGCGGGGGACCTGGAGGTGCCCCGTGTGCAA CAAGACGGCATTGCTGGAGGGCCTCGAGGTGGACCAGTACATGCTGGGCATCCTCATTTACATTCAGAA CTCCGACTATGAGGAGATCACCATCGACCCCACGTGCAGCTGGAAGCCGGTGCCAGTGAAGCCCGACCTGCACGTCAAAGAGGAGCCGGACGGGCCGGTGCTGAAGCGCTGCCGCACCGTGAGCCCCGCCCATGTGCTCATGCCCAGCGTGATGGAGATGATAGCTGCCCTGGGTCCTGGTGCCGCCCCCTTCGCCCCCCTGCAGCCCCCCTCGGCCCCTGCCCCCGGCGACTACCCCAGCCAGG GTTCCGGCTTCCTGGGACCCGGGACCTTCCCCGACTCCTTCCCACCCACCACACCCAGCACCCCAACCCTTCCTGAGTTCACCCCAGGGCCGCCTCCCATCTCCTACCAGTCCGACATTCCCAGCAGCCTCCTGACACCAGAGAAGTCTGTCCCCTGTCTGCCAGGCCAG atGGCACCAGCAGGTCACCTGGACCCAGCCCACAACCCCGGGCCACCGGGGCTGCATGCCCCCAACCTTGGAGGTCCCCCAGGGCCCCAGCTGCACCATCCAAACCCTCCCCCAGCATCCCGACAGCCCCTGGGCCCAGTGAGCTCGGGTCCCGTCGGTGAGCTGGCCTTCACCACTGCCACAGGCGTGATGGGGCCCCCCATGTCTGGTGCAGGGGAGGCCCCGGAACCGGCCCTGGAC
- the ZMIZ2 gene encoding zinc finger MIZ domain-containing protein 2 isoform X5 — MEPGLPGTPTSLETNSLSTRGVGFSPIFTWRPHTTPCLGQQAFGEAGASKGYIQPGVYGRGAYPGAPSFTTGYAGGPGAPGGLGLPSHATRPSTDFTQAAAAAAVAAAAATATATATATVAALQEKQSQELSQYGAMGAGQSFNSQFLQHGGPRGPSVPSSMNPASVGGLMGPSGMSPMGMNPPRAAGIAPLYAGQRLPQHGYPGPPQAQPLPRQGVKRAYSSEIYPGQQYLPGSQYTPSATQYAPGPGQPPAPSSFPGHRLPLQQGVGQPLSTSGPSGLHYKPTEQFNGQGASFNGGSVSYSQPGLSGPTRSIPGYPSSPLPGSPTPPMTPSSSVPYMSTSQDVKSPFLPDLKPSVSSLHSSPPGSGPCDELRLTFPVRDGVVLEPFRLQHNLAVSNHAFQLRDSVYKTLMLRPDLELQFKCYHHEDRQMNTNWPASVQVSVNATPLTIERGDNKTSHKPLYLKHVCQPGRNTIQITVTACCCSHLFVLQLVHRPSVRSVLQGLLKKRLLPAEHCITKIKRNFSSGTIPGTPGPNGEDGVEQTAIKVSLKCPITFRRIQLPARGHDCRHIQCFDLESYLQLNCERGTWRCPVCNKTALLEGLEVDQYMLGILIYIQNSDYEEITIDPTCSWKPVPVKPDLHVKEEPDGPVLKRCRTVSPAHVLMPSVMEMIAALGPGAAPFAPLQPPSAPAPGDYPSQGSGFLGPGTFPDSFPPTTPSTPTLPEFTPGPPPISYQSDIPSSLLTPEKSVPCLPGQMAPAGHLDPAHNPGPPGLHAPNLGGPPGPQLHHPNPPPASRQPLGPVSSGPVGELAFTTATGVMGPPMSGAGEAPEPALDLLPELTNPDELLSYLGPPDLPTNSNDDLLSLFENN; from the exons ATGGAGCCAGGGCTTCCTGGGACTCCGACATCCTTGGAGACTAATTCTCTTTCCACTCGTGGCGTGGGGTTTTCTCCTATTTTCACCTGGCGTCCACACACAACACCT TGCCTCGGACAGCAGGCATTTGGTGAGGCTGGCGCCAGCAAGGGCTACATACAGCCAGGGGTGTATGGCCGTGGGGCTTACCCCGGGGCCCCAAGCTTCACTACCGG GTATGCAGGTGGCCCGGGGGCACCTGGGGGCCTGGGCCTCCCCTCACATGCCACGCGACCCTCCACCGACTTCACCcaagcagcagctgctgctgctgtggctgctgctgctgccactgccacagCCACGGCCACGGCCACCGTGGCCGCCCTCCAGgagaagcagagccaggagctGAGCCAGTACGGAGCG atGGGGGCCGGACAGTCTTTTAACAGCCAGTTCCTACAGCACGGAGGTCCCCGGGGTCCCAGCGTCCCCAGCAGCATGAACCCTGCCAGCGTGGGAGGGCTGATGGGCCCCTCCGGCATGAGCCCCATGGGCATGAACCCCCCGCGGGCAGCAGGCATAGCGCCCCTGTACGCAGGGCAGCGCCTGCCCCAGCATGGGTACCCTgggcctccccaggcccagccactGCCCCGCCAGGGGGTCAAGAGAGCCTACTCCAGTGAG ataTATCCAGGGCAGCAGTACCTGCCAGGCAGCCAGTACACACCCAGCGCCACCCAGTATGCACCTGGCCCCgggcagccccctgccccttcctccttccccggGCACCGGCTGCCCCTGCAGCAGGGtgtgggccagcccctgtccaccTCTGGCCCTTCGGGACTGCACTACAAG CCCACAGAGCAGTTCAACGGGCAGGGCGCCAGCTTCAACGGGGGGAGCGTCAGCTACAGCCAGCCTGGCCTGAGTGGG CCAACCCGTTCCATCCCTGGCTACCCCAGCTCCCCACTGCCGGGGAGCCCCACGCCTCCCATGACCCCCAGCAGCAGCGTCCCCTACATGTCCACCAGCCAGGATGTCAAGTCTCCTTTCCTGCCTGACCTCAAGCCTAGCGTGAGCTCCTTGCACTCGTCGCCCCCCG GCAGTGGCCCCTGTGACGAGCTGCGGCTGACCTTCCCCGTGCGGGATGGGGTGGTCCTGGAGCCCTTCCGCCTGCAGCACAACCTGGCTGTGAGCAACCACGCCTTCCAGCTCCGTGACTCTGTCTACAAGACCCTGATGCTAAG GCCTGACCTGGAGCTGCAGTTCAAGTGCTACCACCACGAGGACCGGCAGATGAACACCAACTGGCCAGCCTCGGTGCAGGTCAGCGTCAACGCCACCCCACTCACCATCGAGCGCGGCGACAACAAGACCTCCCACAAGCCCCTGTACCTGAAGCACGTGTGCCAGCCAGGCCGCAACACCATCCAGATCACTGTCACGGCCTGCTGCTGC TCCCACCTCTTCGTGCTGCAGCTGGTGCACCGGCCCTCCGTCCGCTCAGTGCTGCAGGGTCTCCTCAAGAAGCGCCTCCTGCCCGCCGAGCATTGCATCACCAAGA TAAAGCGGAACTTCAGCAGTGGCACCATCCCCGGCACCCCTGGGCCCAACGGAGAGGACGGGGTGGAGCAGACGGCCATCAAGGTGTCTCTCAAGTGCCCCATCACCTTCCGCAGGATCCAGCTCCCTGCCAGAGGTCACGACTGTCGCCACATACAG TGCTTCGACCTAGAGTCGTACCTACAGCTCAACTGTGAGCGGGGGACCTGGAGGTGCCCCGTGTGCAA CAAGACGGCATTGCTGGAGGGCCTCGAGGTGGACCAGTACATGCTGGGCATCCTCATTTACATTCAGAA CTCCGACTATGAGGAGATCACCATCGACCCCACGTGCAGCTGGAAGCCGGTGCCAGTGAAGCCCGACCTGCACGTCAAAGAGGAGCCGGACGGGCCGGTGCTGAAGCGCTGCCGCACCGTGAGCCCCGCCCATGTGCTCATGCCCAGCGTGATGGAGATGATAGCTGCCCTGGGTCCTGGTGCCGCCCCCTTCGCCCCCCTGCAGCCCCCCTCGGCCCCTGCCCCCGGCGACTACCCCAGCCAGG GTTCCGGCTTCCTGGGACCCGGGACCTTCCCCGACTCCTTCCCACCCACCACACCCAGCACCCCAACCCTTCCTGAGTTCACCCCAGGGCCGCCTCCCATCTCCTACCAGTCCGACATTCCCAGCAGCCTCCTGACACCAGAGAAGTCTGTCCCCTGTCTGCCAGGCCAG atGGCACCAGCAGGTCACCTGGACCCAGCCCACAACCCCGGGCCACCGGGGCTGCATGCCCCCAACCTTGGAGGTCCCCCAGGGCCCCAGCTGCACCATCCAAACCCTCCCCCAGCATCCCGACAGCCCCTGGGCCCAGTGAGCTCGGGTCCCGTCGGTGAGCTGGCCTTCACCACTGCCACAGGCGTGATGGGGCCCCCCATGTCTGGTGCAGGGGAGGCCCCGGAACCGGCCCTGGAC